In the genome of Streptomyces flavofungini, the window GCTCCACGAGTGCGATTGCCTGGTCGGCCTTCACCTGGAGAGTGAGGCCGCTGGCCTCCAGGAACGCGAGAGCCACGGCCGTCGCGTACAGCTCGTTGGAGTGCTCCAGGGCCGGGACTCGGACCAGCGACTGGAGCAGAGCGGCCGCCCGGTGGTGCGGCTCGGCGTACACCGGCGTATCCATGACCTTGAAGCAATGACGGGCGCGGGCACCCTCCAGAGCGCCCCAGTCCACAACTTCGGGATCTCCCGGAAGACGCTGGCGCGCGACCTCCAGCAGCCACGGCAGGTCCACGCTCAACTCCACGAAAATGGCCTCGTCTCAGGCAGCGTCGCGCTGAACCCCGGAGCCGGCACCGAACCGCTCGGCGAAGGCCGGCCCGAACTCGTCGATGTACCGCTGCGCCGCGCCGAGGAAGCGCTCCCTCGTCAGATCCTCATTGAGGATCTTGCCCGCGTAGGTCGCGGCATCGAGGTGCTGCTGCTCAGCAGACTGCCGAAGCTGCTCGTACGCCTCGTCACTGATCTCGATGCGAATCTCCTGGGCCATGCCTCCTACGGTAGCGGGACACGTCCCCCAGCGGGGATGGGGCGAGGTTCAGGCGTCGAATTCGTAGTCGAGGACGTACGCAGCGGAGTCCATGGTCATCTCGTTGACTTCCACTGTGCGTCCATCGGAGTCGAAGGCGGTCCTGGCCACCTTGATGACAGACCTGCTGGCGGGGATGCCCAGTCGGTCTGCCTCCTCGGCCGATGGCATGCGCACTCGGATCTCTTCCCGGAAGCGCGCGGGCGCGTGGCCGAGCTCGGCGAGCCGGGCGTAGATGCCGCCGGGGCCGGTGTCGGCCTGGGTGATGAGCGAACCGGTGACCAGTGCCTGGGGGAGGTAGGACGCCGCGAGCATGACGGGGCGCTCCTCCATGACGTACCGCCGGCTGCGCACGCAGACGGTCCCGTCTGCCTCCAGGTCGAGTACGTCGGCGATGTGCTGGGGTGGAGTGACGTCCTCGGCCACCGTGATCTGGTCGACGTCGGGTGCACGGTGGTCGTCTGCGGACCAGA includes:
- a CDS encoding fic family toxin-antitoxin system, toxin component, whose product is MELSVDLPWLLEVARQRLPGDPEVVDWGALEGARARHCFKVMDTPVYAEPHHRAAALLQSLVRVPALEHSNELYATAVALAFLEASGLTLQVKADQAIALVEQVATVGLDVRQIASTLRAWFN
- a CDS encoding GntR family transcriptional regulator, translating into MSREGQPGQPKYLRIAAELRAALKRGDYQPGDRLPGENTLAADFGVAPLTMRQALGVLRSEGLVGSRKGSGWFVESFHPIRRRGIPRLARGQWGSGRTIWSADDHRAPDVDQITVAEDVTPPQHIADVLDLEADGTVCVRSRRYVMEERPVMLAASYLPQALVTGSLITQADTGPGGIYARLAELGHAPARFREEIRVRMPSAEEADRLGIPASRSVIKVARTAFDSDGRTVEVNEMTMDSAAYVLDYEFDA